In the genome of Calonectris borealis chromosome 14, bCalBor7.hap1.2, whole genome shotgun sequence, the window aaaaatcctTAATGGAAAACCTCACTTCATGGAAGAGCAAAGCCACTTCAAGGTAGGTAACTGCAATTCTCAGAATCAGAATTGCCCAGCTTTGTATACTATTGCTGCATAGGAGCTGCTTTGACACCTTAATGGTCATGGTTTTTAAGGCCTTCTGAGTCCTGTTGCAGAAGAGAGTTATCCTGTGTTCTCAACTCTATCCTTTGTGTCCACTAGCCTGAGATTGAAGGGAAAGGTAAATTTAGCAAACAAATTCATTAGCTTTGCAAAACAGTTAAAAGTTCTTCATGTAGTCTGACTTTGTTCCCAATAAGCCACTCAAGTGATATACAAGTGTTCTGTAGCCCAAAAGCtaagcttttttttgggggggaagaagggggaggcATCTTGCTTTTTATCAACAGGATGGAGATTTGTTCTATATTAGAGAACAAGTGGTAGGTAATTTCCCTAAGATTTTTAGTTCTGTACATATAGAGCAGAGGGTACCAGAATTGACTGGTTATTATCCATTATTACATCACTGAAAATACTGTCCCTTGATGTTATCATAGGCAATGTGTTTAATCTCAGAAAATAGTCTGAAAGACTGACTTTGCAACCGGCGAATACTGGGGAGTTCCTCCACGATGGAAGAGAGGATTTAGGCTTCTAGTGGCATACAGGTCAGAAGGCTGACTGACCTCTGTagcacaattaaaaaatattgatgGGGACTTGTAAGGGACACAGAGGTTTCTGGTATATAGAGAGTCAACATTTAAGAAATTTGTATCTAAAAGTCTTGTCTGGCAGTCTTTGAACTAACACAAAGATATTGTTATTACTTACAATAATAATACTTGTATTAGTAGTTTTCCTTAATTTAGTTATTAAGttttccttaatttaatttttattcccaACTAACCTGTTATGGATTTTTGTTATAATTAATCATTATTATATTAGTAGTTTATTGATCCAGATTTTATTACCAATGTGGTATTTAttggataaatatttttctttagtaaCTTGAACATATTTGAGCATATTGTATATGTGTATTTCTATATACTCTGCTATTGACCTTTATTCTGTGTAGCTAATTATTTGCAGACTCTAGTAAAGAAACAGTTATGTTCTTGGAATGTAAAGATTTTCCTAATTATGCTCATaattccccctgccccctccccccctggACCTAGTGTTATGTAGCAGTACAGCTTACAAGTTCTTCTAGGTTATCTGGAGAGCTTGTGCATTTTGCAGCATTCCTCCAAGGACAGAGAGCAGTCCTTTGCATGAATTATTTTACAGTAATAATGTAATGCCATTTTAATATACTTTTGTAAATAATCAGCagaatttaactaaaaaaattcttcattttcaattaaaataagaattctgACTACCTTATCTATTTTTTTGTATTCAAATCTCCTTTGGATAGGAACTCCATAATAAACTTCAGCTTCAAAGAAAACTTTTGATGAGGGAAGAGCATCTAAAATGAGGTTCGTAACAGAGGCAGTTATATAATTTTCAGGACCCATCCAGACAAGTTTGGTTGGGTTTACTTGTAATTGTGGAGGTGCAGCAGTACCTGGCAAAAGAGTTCCGTAACGCTGAAGATGATAGTTCTGTAAAGGAGCTGGTAGTATACCCACAAATGGCAACATGTTGCAATGTGAGCTGCATTGTTAGATTACAAATGCCTTCCTTTCACACTGTTTCTGACTGGcaaaatattggggtttttttttcccacaccaGTGTTTGAGGAAATAGgtccttccttttttatttttttccccccttcccttttttcttaaaaacaaagaaaacaccaaaccaacaacaacaaaaaaaaaaacaaaacaccaaaccaaaaaacaccacacacaaaaccccactATGTAACTACGTACCAAAACTAAAGTGGAAGTCATTCTGATAATGTAACATTCTAAGAAACATATTAATGTTACTCTTCTATTTACAAAGTAATTATATTGATGAAATTTTAATTAAGCACATTTCCTTTATTTATGAACTTATTTAGTGTCAGCTCCATTTGCTTTGTGCTGCGTGGTTTTAAAATAGCCTGCGAGAGCTCTGGGGCTGGGACTTTGTCTTCCCCCATTAGTGCCGTGACGAATGCAACGGCGCTCAAGTAAGCACTGCTTTCTTTGGTTGCAGTGAGGAACGGATCATTCTTTGACAGTCTAAAGATGAGATTCATCCCAGCTCACTTTAGATGTCTGCAGCAGATTTAGTTTCTCCTCAGGAGAAAGAGAGAGTTTTTCTAGAAGTTTCTACATCTTATCCTGAGTAGGtgttcaaaataaatcctaaaagTGTCAGCTTCTCTTCATAAAAGGAGTCTACACTTATGTTGTAGAGGCCCAGCTTTGGATGATGAATCCAGAACAAGGCTGCATCCTTTTCATTGCCATTTACTAAGTTCTGATACATGCAACCTCGAAACAATATCTTGActtgactctggttttgatcaggTTCTCAATCTTTTAATGAAGACAATCCACCTTACTTAAATACAGGAAATATTGTGAGACttaacatagatttttttttttttttttttttaaatagtgaagcCTCTTTCAACATATAAACAGTGCTATACAGTTCTGAGGTCTGGTTTCAGCTCTGGagtatcagaataaaaaaaaaattgccagtttCTATAGCTTTCCCTACTGAAAGATTCCTTTATGGGCTCacttctttgctgaaaaaaattaactcttgaGTGTCTAGGGTGACATTTGAAATACTTATTTgaacatataaaaagaaaaaactaggTTTATTCAAAGTAATATGctctattacattttaaaaacaacataattATGGTACTTTTCCCTAGCCACAAAGATGTTTTAAACTATGTACAAAGAGCACACTGAATGGCcaaactttattttccttcctttcatatGTTTATTAGGATTTTTGTGCAGGAATAGCCTTGTATCTAAGTAGTTAGTTAACTCaataacagtaaataaattactaaacataaaaaacaaatcaacaataCTGGCTTTCAGAATTTCATTACCTGCTTTAATATCCTCATCAGGCTGTATTTCACGTTTACCAGTGAAACCATGTTTGTCATTAAAAGATCTGTGGTTATCTACTGCATctgataaataaattaaaaatcagagGAGTTAATTGACCTAACAACAACCTTTGCTATATTGCTTGCTTTTCAtggatttcaaagaaaagatCATGATGGGCACTTTTGATGTACAAAATGACAAAGGAACAATTAAcgtgtcaccaaaaaaaaaaattcttctaatttGTGCTTATGATTTATATCATTTACAGACCCAGTGCTGTACTACATACTTGCTGAAGCTGTTACTGAATTCAGAGGAAgttgtaatgaaaaatgtaatgtttGTACATTCATGTGTAATTTGGGAAGTTGTTTTTGCTACTCTTTCctctatttttagaaaatgttgCTGATGagtttgcttaaaagaaaactgcagataGTTTTTGAAGGTTATTCATGTAAACTATCTTACATGCCCCTGGtgcctcttctctcccccttgcaATGGGCATTTCCTTTATCAGTAAAAGCTGATCAATACGACCTGCAACAAAGGATGATTCCTATTATCCAGTCTTAGATAAATGCCACTTTGACAAGTACATTTCCCCACAGTATctttgccaatttgtttagatCTGCTTCGGGGCAAATATATTTCCAGACATTTACAGAACCAGTTAATAGGTTTAAGGTGTATTAATCTCTTTTTAGGTATCCTTAATGTTGGTTAAAAGAATGAAGAGAGTCATAGTAAGTATCTGTGGTATTTGTCATGTCTTACTGAGACTGAAAGTATAGAAACATTGGTAATGAATATTATTACATTAACAAGAAACAATGGTAAGAGGACAGGTATTTGAGACAGTTTAGCactgcatttctctttccttatgaTCTACATTTGTGATTCTCCTCTTTGTAAGCCAATGTATTCCTGTATTTTAAACACCttgtacattaaatatttttcacatagTGAACTGTTAATATTTACAGTCATGAGTTTACATgttattgttttaatttgttttgcttgaattgaaaaaaaaagtaaaaaaaaaagtagtataatAGAGCCAGGTAGCGAAGCCATTCTCAAATAGATTTAAAGGTGAAATCTGAAATGCATTGAGAAGTGCCAAAATGTCACATTTCGTCATTCTTCACTTGACATCTAAGATGCTATAAGATTTTGTaatgcttggggggggggggggggggggggggaagagagagagaggccgGAAAGGGGGAAGTATTTGTCATATGAAAATTACAGTTCAGAAACACAAAGAGTGACCAAATGTGCTTCTGGATATAAAGCCTCACAGCACAACTCTGCTTTAGAAAAGAACAGTTATTGCCTAAAACAACTCAGTTCTATAATAGGCATGTAACAAATATCTAAACAAGTATTCTCCCAAATGAGTTTCTTCAGTCTTGCAGTCTGCCAATTTTAGACAAAATTACTGTATTCATCAGAAAAATGAGTAGCACACTACAGCAAACTggtttataagaaaaaaaaaacttctgcattttgaaataatgcaaaaaaagagTGCTTGACTTACGTGGCCCAAGTAGGTAACCAGCACTATTCAAAGTCCAgccccttttttcttttgccttaaagaaaaaaatgcaagtatgtTACTGCGTGAACTTCACAGGGTGTTCTGAAGACAAAGCAAACAGCACCAAATGGACATTCTCTTAGCAGAAAGTATCTTCTGAAGGCTTGAAATCAAGAAATATTGTAAAAGATAAAAGCTAATAATATTGAACTCATGCCCCCTCCCCATCTAAGTCAATAGTTTTGCTATTGAGATCCACGTAGTGTGAAGATTTCACATCATATAACTGAAACTACAAATTGCACTTTTGAGGCAGAAATTTTGACTTTATACACCAAGTTTATATTACCACCTGATAATCACCTTAacaaaaagcagtgttttctttaattgtttggATTTACATGACAACCTTTTTATAAAAGGGTCCATATGTACACCACCTTTTCTGGGTCAGATGGGGCATCCATTCAATTTTGGTCTATAAACTAGacactcttttttctctttagtcaTATTAGGGAACTAGTATTCAAAAGCCCCAAATTCTTAACTAAAAACCTGTTTACTGCACaaaatggtggtggttttttttttttttttttgagtgccaCTTTTTGTCCAACCCCTATATCTAAATACAGTGTATACCACTGCAAGGTTTACTGTTACTTGCCAGCTGAGACATGGATGCTGCCCAATGGATAGGGCCTCCAACAGTGAAACAGTACTTACTGAGAAAACCAGTCCAAATGTTTCTGACAGGGTGGCACAAAGGATTAAAGACAGAAACAGGAAACTAGTGCACTTCTGCATCTGGAAAGAAACCGTACTAAGGTAAATACTCCGAGTTATCACTTTGCCTTCCAGTGACGGATCCCCCAGGGCATGTGAGCATAGCCGCCGCGGGTGGGAAGCGGGGGTGAACCTTCTTCCCGTGGGGCAGGGCGGCTGTGCCTGCCGGTTTAGAGCCCAAATTCCCACTGGGAGAGAGGCCGGGAGGGGAATACCTTGAGCCGGGGCGCGACGACCTCTCCCTCGCAGCGTTTCGCCTGGTGCTGGCGCCGGGCGGCTCGTCCCACGGCTGCGGTCCTGCCGGCGGACACTCACTGCATGGCCACGGGGCGCGGGCGCGGACCTGCACGCCCACCCTCCCTTCCCTCCGCTCTTTATGGGCTGCAGCGCGACCGCGCAGGAGGGACGCCCTCCggcagtggggaggggggagccgacAGCCgccctcccccctctcctccgCCTCCCCCGAGTCATTTCCCCCTCGCCAACCCACTGCATTAGAAAGGGCAAAAATTATAGCAATTCAATTAGAGGTATTTGGAAGCGGGACGcaggctgcagggagataacAGCCCGGGCAATTACCTCTGATTACGGCGGCCTTGGGCAGGCTGGTGAGCAGCGAGAGGAGCTCTGGTCTGGGCAGCCTGGCCTGCGCCTGTCACCTGCTGCCACTTCACAAGGGCTTGGTTGGTGGTGGGGAATAAGAAGGCGTAAAGTGAATACAGATCACTTTTCGGAGGCTCGGGTACGGAAGCA includes:
- the LOC142087953 gene encoding galanin peptides, coding for MQKCTSFLFLSLILCATLSETFGLVFSAKEKRGWTLNSAGYLLGPHAVDNHRSFNDKHGFTGKREIQPDEDIKAGNLGRPLADENIVRTVIEFLTYLHLKEVGALDKLPSPEETNQS